In Gemmatimonas sp., a single genomic region encodes these proteins:
- the metK gene encoding methionine adenosyltransferase, which yields MADRHLFTSESVTEGHPDKIADQISDAVLDAILAKDPAARVACETLVTTGLVVIAGEITTSAYVPLPEIVRKTIEGIGYTDANFGFDNKTCAVMSTIDAQSPDISQGVDTGGAGDQGMMFGYATDETAELMPLPIQLAHALTHRLSALRKDGSLPWLRPDGKAQVSVIYEGDRPIAVDTVVISTQHDEKVSNTKLRRAILDDVIMASIPEEYLPKRLKTHINPTGRFVIGGPQGDAGLTGRKIIVDTYGGMGRHGGGAFSGKDPSKVDRSACYAARWVAKNIVAAKLASRCEVQVAYAIGVVQPVSVYVQTFGTGVVSDRAIEAAVNEVFDLTPRGITRDLDLRKPIYQATAAYGHFGRRPETVGRGRSARTTFTWERTDRVAALKRAIR from the coding sequence GTGGCCGATCGTCACCTGTTTACGTCGGAGTCCGTGACCGAAGGACATCCGGACAAGATCGCGGATCAGATTTCGGATGCCGTGCTCGACGCCATCTTGGCCAAGGATCCCGCAGCGCGCGTCGCCTGTGAGACCTTGGTGACGACCGGCTTGGTGGTGATCGCCGGCGAAATCACGACGTCGGCCTACGTGCCGCTGCCGGAGATCGTGCGCAAGACCATCGAAGGGATCGGCTACACCGACGCCAACTTCGGTTTCGACAATAAGACCTGCGCCGTCATGAGCACGATCGACGCGCAGTCGCCCGACATCTCGCAAGGCGTGGACACCGGCGGCGCCGGCGACCAAGGCATGATGTTCGGCTATGCGACCGACGAAACGGCGGAACTCATGCCGTTGCCCATCCAGCTTGCGCACGCCCTCACGCACCGCCTGTCGGCGCTGCGCAAGGACGGCTCGCTGCCGTGGCTCCGCCCCGACGGCAAGGCGCAGGTCTCGGTGATCTACGAAGGCGATCGTCCGATTGCCGTCGACACGGTCGTCATCTCCACGCAGCACGACGAGAAGGTGTCGAACACCAAGCTCCGTCGCGCCATCCTCGACGACGTCATCATGGCGTCGATTCCCGAGGAGTATCTGCCCAAGCGCCTCAAGACCCACATCAATCCCACCGGCCGCTTTGTCATTGGTGGCCCGCAGGGTGATGCCGGTCTGACCGGACGCAAGATCATCGTCGACACGTACGGCGGCATGGGCCGTCACGGTGGCGGCGCCTTCAGTGGGAAGGATCCGTCCAAGGTCGATCGCTCGGCCTGCTACGCGGCGCGGTGGGTGGCCAAGAACATCGTGGCGGCGAAGCTCGCCTCGCGCTGTGAAGTGCAGGTAGCCTATGCGATCGGTGTCGTCCAGCCGGTGTCGGTGTACGTCCAGACCTTCGGGACCGGCGTGGTGTCCGACCGGGCGATCGAGGCCGCGGTGAACGAGGTGTTCGACCTCACGCCGCGCGGCATCACGCGTGATTTGGACCTGCGCAAGCCGATCTATCAGGCCACCGCCGCGTACGGGCATTTCGGTCGCCGTCCGGAAACCGTGGGGCGCGGCCGCTCGGCCCGCACCACGTTCACATGGGAACGCACCGACCGCGTCGCCGCGCTCAAGCGCGCCATTCGGTGA
- the ptsP gene encoding phosphoenolpyruvate--protein phosphotransferase, whose product MQSVLRGIPASPGIVVGPVHLLRWEVPEVKHRLIDDDAIEAEIVRLHDAFERARERLRHLRARAEQQAGPEEAAIFDVQISILGDGELTRSTEALIRQNLGAEKAFDLILLEWRQHFARHSAPMLREKVGDLMDVHIRVLSMLLDLPDHDPVDVPPGAHAILVTHDLTPSLTMQLDRNCIAAIATEAGTATAHVAILARSLGLPAVVGLRNALSFLVPGQIAILDGAEGTLLIAPSEHELEDARLRVEQEAGRVGEMREIAHSEAITPDGVRMVIRANVDIPEEAEMSATSGADGVGLMRTEFLVVGRATMPDEEEQYKAYKKVIQAFGTRPVIIRTFDVGGDKLPVGGFPSEANPFLGWRAIRMCLDESEMFKVQLRALLRAGVHGDLRIMLPLVVTVDEVRETRQLIDVAVAELAARRIPFRADVPLGVMVETPAAAIASDTLVRDVDFFSIGSNDLVQYTLAVDRGNANLAPRFTPFHPAVLRLIAQVQATGAAHGIDVCVCGEMGSQPLAVFALMGLGIRQLSVAPRAVGEVKRVIRSVRMAAAQDAAQAALAAGTAREAETLLRRRLRTELDAAAQSGGLPALS is encoded by the coding sequence ATGCAGTCCGTGCTCCGCGGCATTCCCGCGTCGCCGGGAATCGTCGTCGGACCGGTGCATCTCCTGCGCTGGGAGGTGCCCGAGGTGAAGCATCGCCTCATCGATGACGATGCCATCGAGGCGGAGATCGTGCGCTTGCACGATGCCTTCGAACGCGCCCGCGAGCGCCTGCGCCATCTGCGCGCGCGAGCGGAGCAGCAGGCGGGGCCCGAGGAAGCAGCGATCTTCGACGTGCAGATCTCCATCCTCGGCGACGGCGAACTCACGCGGAGCACGGAAGCCCTGATTCGCCAGAATCTCGGGGCCGAGAAGGCCTTCGATCTCATTCTGCTGGAATGGCGGCAGCATTTCGCGCGCCACTCGGCGCCGATGCTGCGCGAAAAAGTCGGCGATCTCATGGACGTGCACATCCGTGTGCTCTCCATGTTGCTCGATCTCCCCGACCACGACCCGGTCGACGTGCCGCCCGGCGCGCACGCGATTCTGGTCACGCACGATCTCACGCCGTCGCTCACGATGCAGCTCGATCGCAACTGCATCGCGGCCATCGCCACCGAAGCCGGGACGGCCACGGCGCACGTCGCGATCCTCGCGCGTTCGCTGGGGCTCCCGGCCGTCGTCGGCTTACGGAATGCGTTGTCGTTTCTCGTGCCCGGTCAGATCGCGATTCTCGACGGTGCCGAAGGCACGCTGCTGATCGCGCCCTCCGAGCACGAACTCGAGGACGCGCGTTTGCGTGTGGAGCAGGAGGCCGGTCGCGTCGGCGAGATGCGCGAGATCGCGCACAGCGAAGCGATCACTCCCGATGGCGTGCGCATGGTCATTCGCGCCAACGTCGACATCCCCGAAGAAGCGGAGATGAGCGCGACCAGTGGTGCCGATGGCGTGGGCCTCATGCGTACGGAGTTCCTCGTCGTCGGCCGCGCCACGATGCCCGACGAGGAAGAACAGTACAAGGCCTACAAGAAAGTCATTCAGGCCTTCGGCACGCGTCCCGTCATCATTCGCACGTTCGATGTCGGCGGCGACAAACTGCCGGTAGGCGGATTCCCCAGCGAGGCCAATCCGTTCCTCGGCTGGCGCGCCATCCGCATGTGTCTCGACGAGAGCGAAATGTTCAAGGTGCAGCTCCGCGCGCTGCTGCGCGCCGGGGTGCACGGCGATCTGCGCATCATGCTGCCGCTGGTCGTCACCGTCGACGAAGTGCGGGAAACACGCCAGTTGATCGACGTAGCCGTGGCCGAACTGGCTGCACGTCGCATTCCATTCCGGGCTGATGTACCGCTGGGCGTGATGGTTGAAACGCCGGCCGCCGCCATTGCCAGTGATACGCTGGTGCGTGACGTCGACTTCTTCAGCATCGGTTCGAACGACCTCGTCCAGTACACGCTCGCCGTCGACCGTGGCAACGCGAACCTCGCCCCCCGCTTCACGCCGTTCCATCCCGCCGTGCTTCGCCTGATCGCGCAGGTGCAGGCCACCGGGGCGGCCCACGGCATCGATGTCTGCGTCTGCGGCGAAATGGGCTCCCAACCGCTGGCGGTGTTCGCCCTCATGGGACTCGGCATCCGTCAGCTCAGCGTGGCCCCGCGGGCCGTCGGTGAAGTAAAGCGGGTCATTCGCAGCGTGCGGATGGCCGCGGCGCAGGATGCGGCCCAGGCCGCACTCGCGGCCGGAACCGCGCGCGAAGCGGAAACACTGTTGCGTCGTCGTTTGCGTACCGAACTCGATGCGGCCGCCCAGTCGGGCGGGTTGCCCGCACTTTCATAG
- a CDS encoding HPr family phosphocarrier protein, whose translation MAERSVQIANKHGLHARPAAEMVKAASRFKSDITISRDDLEVNGKSIMGVMMLAAEHGAMITLRASGPDADDALESLAALVASRFGES comes from the coding sequence ATGGCTGAACGATCGGTTCAAATCGCGAATAAGCATGGACTCCATGCTCGACCGGCCGCTGAAATGGTCAAGGCCGCGTCACGCTTCAAGAGCGACATCACGATCTCGCGCGATGATCTCGAAGTGAACGGCAAGAGCATCATGGGGGTCATGATGCTCGCCGCCGAACACGGGGCCATGATCACGCTGCGCGCGTCCGGGCCCGATGCCGACGATGCGCTGGAGTCGCTGGCCGCGCTCGTCGCGTCGCGGTTCGGGGAGAGCTGA